From a region of the Ficedula albicollis isolate OC2 chromosome 1A, FicAlb1.5, whole genome shotgun sequence genome:
- the LOC101815454 gene encoding poly(U)-specific endoribonuclease-A-like isoform X3 — MWDADVHRLRPGKDYTIDVQGKAGPAQQGDSAVQDNAARHLFHNVNEERLKSIKTFATFISLLDNYETSTGVAEVVTPEEIVENHRFLDAILATEVMRLAHAYLLKKNLAKPNLADFKRQLYNIWFQLYARKEGDRPDSCGFEHVFVGETRHGKEILGLHNWVQFYLQEKRDQIDYKGYVARKNKTRPDKDDQVLSIQFSWKGSVKPVGSTFIGVSPEFEFALYTVIFLLSEERVSRETVKIDEYELQVVVWRHGHHIGTAYPVLLSTTSED; from the exons ATGTGGGATGCAGATGTCCACCGCCTTAGGCCTGGGAAAGACTACACCATTGATGTGCAG GGAAAAGCAGGTCCAGCACAGCAAGGTGACAGTGCTGTCCAGGACAACGCAGCCAGACATCTGTTTCACAATGTAAATGAAGAACGCCTGAAGAGCATAAAAACTTTTGCAA cCTTTATTTCCTTATTGGACAACTATGAGACGTCAACTGGTGTAGCAGAAGTAGTGACTCCAGAAGAAATAGTTGAAAACCATCGTTTCCTTGATGCTATCTTAGCAACAGAAGTCATGAGA CTAGCTCATGCCtatctgctgaaaaaaaacctagcAAAGCCAAACCTTGCTGATTTCAAACGTCAGCTTTATAACATCTGGTTCCAGCTCTATGCCAGGAAAGAAGGAGACAG ACCTGATTCTTGTGGTTTTGAACATGTTTTTGTTGGAGAAACAAGGCATGGTAAAGAGATCTTAGGTTTGCACAACTGGGTGCAATTTTACCTTCAGGAAAAGCGTGACCAGATTGATTACAAGGGATACGTGGCTCGGAAGAACAAAACCAGG CCTGACAAGGATGACCAAGTTTTGAGCATCCAGTTCAGCTGGAAGGGCTCAGTGAAGCCAGTTGGAAGCACCTTCATTGGTGTCAGCCCGGAGTTTGAATTTGCCCTTTACACAGtcattttcctgctgtctgaAGAAAGAGTCTCACGTGAAACAGTGAAGATAGATGAGTATGAGCTACAGGTGGTTGTCTGGCGCCATGGGCACCACATTGGAACAGCATACCCTGTACTGCTCAGCACCACTAGTGAAGACTAG
- the LOC101815454 gene encoding poly(U)-specific endoribonuclease-A-like isoform X1, with product MYFSVFLDRKALNHELSKLFNEMWDADVHRLRPGKDYTIDVQGKAGPAQQGDSAVQDNAARHLFHNVNEERLKSIKTFATFISLLDNYETSTGVAEVVTPEEIVENHRFLDAILATEVMRLAHAYLLKKNLAKPNLADFKRQLYNIWFQLYARKEGDRPDSCGFEHVFVGETRHGKEILGLHNWVQFYLQEKRDQIDYKGYVARKNKTRPDKDDQVLSIQFSWKGSVKPVGSTFIGVSPEFEFALYTVIFLLSEERVSRETVKIDEYELQVVVWRHGHHIGTAYPVLLSTTSED from the exons AtgtatttctctgtatttcttgaCAGGAAGGCCTTAAATCATGAGCTTTCTAAGCTTTTCAATGAGATGTGGGATGCAGATGTCCACCGCCTTAGGCCTGGGAAAGACTACACCATTGATGTGCAG GGAAAAGCAGGTCCAGCACAGCAAGGTGACAGTGCTGTCCAGGACAACGCAGCCAGACATCTGTTTCACAATGTAAATGAAGAACGCCTGAAGAGCATAAAAACTTTTGCAA cCTTTATTTCCTTATTGGACAACTATGAGACGTCAACTGGTGTAGCAGAAGTAGTGACTCCAGAAGAAATAGTTGAAAACCATCGTTTCCTTGATGCTATCTTAGCAACAGAAGTCATGAGA CTAGCTCATGCCtatctgctgaaaaaaaacctagcAAAGCCAAACCTTGCTGATTTCAAACGTCAGCTTTATAACATCTGGTTCCAGCTCTATGCCAGGAAAGAAGGAGACAG ACCTGATTCTTGTGGTTTTGAACATGTTTTTGTTGGAGAAACAAGGCATGGTAAAGAGATCTTAGGTTTGCACAACTGGGTGCAATTTTACCTTCAGGAAAAGCGTGACCAGATTGATTACAAGGGATACGTGGCTCGGAAGAACAAAACCAGG CCTGACAAGGATGACCAAGTTTTGAGCATCCAGTTCAGCTGGAAGGGCTCAGTGAAGCCAGTTGGAAGCACCTTCATTGGTGTCAGCCCGGAGTTTGAATTTGCCCTTTACACAGtcattttcctgctgtctgaAGAAAGAGTCTCACGTGAAACAGTGAAGATAGATGAGTATGAGCTACAGGTGGTTGTCTGGCGCCATGGGCACCACATTGGAACAGCATACCCTGTACTGCTCAGCACCACTAGTGAAGACTAG
- the LOC101815454 gene encoding poly(U)-specific endoribonuclease-A-like isoform X2, translating into MASGKALNHELSKLFNEMWDADVHRLRPGKDYTIDVQGKAGPAQQGDSAVQDNAARHLFHNVNEERLKSIKTFATFISLLDNYETSTGVAEVVTPEEIVENHRFLDAILATEVMRLAHAYLLKKNLAKPNLADFKRQLYNIWFQLYARKEGDRPDSCGFEHVFVGETRHGKEILGLHNWVQFYLQEKRDQIDYKGYVARKNKTRPDKDDQVLSIQFSWKGSVKPVGSTFIGVSPEFEFALYTVIFLLSEERVSRETVKIDEYELQVVVWRHGHHIGTAYPVLLSTTSED; encoded by the exons ATGGCGAGTGG GAAGGCCTTAAATCATGAGCTTTCTAAGCTTTTCAATGAGATGTGGGATGCAGATGTCCACCGCCTTAGGCCTGGGAAAGACTACACCATTGATGTGCAG GGAAAAGCAGGTCCAGCACAGCAAGGTGACAGTGCTGTCCAGGACAACGCAGCCAGACATCTGTTTCACAATGTAAATGAAGAACGCCTGAAGAGCATAAAAACTTTTGCAA cCTTTATTTCCTTATTGGACAACTATGAGACGTCAACTGGTGTAGCAGAAGTAGTGACTCCAGAAGAAATAGTTGAAAACCATCGTTTCCTTGATGCTATCTTAGCAACAGAAGTCATGAGA CTAGCTCATGCCtatctgctgaaaaaaaacctagcAAAGCCAAACCTTGCTGATTTCAAACGTCAGCTTTATAACATCTGGTTCCAGCTCTATGCCAGGAAAGAAGGAGACAG ACCTGATTCTTGTGGTTTTGAACATGTTTTTGTTGGAGAAACAAGGCATGGTAAAGAGATCTTAGGTTTGCACAACTGGGTGCAATTTTACCTTCAGGAAAAGCGTGACCAGATTGATTACAAGGGATACGTGGCTCGGAAGAACAAAACCAGG CCTGACAAGGATGACCAAGTTTTGAGCATCCAGTTCAGCTGGAAGGGCTCAGTGAAGCCAGTTGGAAGCACCTTCATTGGTGTCAGCCCGGAGTTTGAATTTGCCCTTTACACAGtcattttcctgctgtctgaAGAAAGAGTCTCACGTGAAACAGTGAAGATAGATGAGTATGAGCTACAGGTGGTTGTCTGGCGCCATGGGCACCACATTGGAACAGCATACCCTGTACTGCTCAGCACCACTAGTGAAGACTAG